The proteins below come from a single Sorghum bicolor cultivar BTx623 chromosome 4, Sorghum_bicolor_NCBIv3, whole genome shotgun sequence genomic window:
- the LOC8082675 gene encoding uncharacterized protein LOC8082675 gives MAHERGAAASTHAAAPTSEEDALFIDLLHEAPLSGHREPRSIVGGTLYCILLVGFAAVAISAPWIFLFAPDMISPLLCSSNAILLVLTGIFQQYWVHQVRKVRLQGYYDFSQKLKRIARLPFATIACGTALMLLIMVWQPLLKILSVSLLLRIAIVVEVTCAGCFMGLYIWHIHKYNSLDGQPDILRSLYSALQPSCTLEDRRYHDARLSDQQMALLQYQRENIHYLSEEVLRLQECLSKYQRTAGTTPQVDLAHLLATRDQELRALTAEMDQVHSELQLARGLIDEKDSEIQRIRLSNNQYVEENDRLRAILGEWSARAAKLERALEAERASNIELRKNIAKFRGHLYKEQEA, from the exons ATGGCGCACGAGCGGGGCGCCGCCGCATCCACCCACGCCGCGGCTCCAACCTCCGAGGAAGACGCGCT GTTTATTGATTTACTACATGAAGCACCCCTGTCGGGTCACCGGGAGCCTAGAAGCATAGTTGGTGGGACCTTGTACTGTATCTTATTG GTAGGTTTTGCTGCTGTTGCCATTTCAGCTCCATGGATATTTCTCTTCGCGCCAGATATGATCTCTCCATTGCTATGCAGCTCCAATGCTATCCTTCTTGTTCTTACAG GCATTTTTCAACAATATTGGGTTCACCAGGTCAGGAAAGTGAGATTGCAG GGCTATTATGATTTTAGCCAGAAACTGAAGCGTATTGCTCGACTTCCATTTGCTACTATTGCTTGTG GGACTGCTTTGATGCTCTTAATCATGGTCTGGCAACCTCTTTTAAAAATACTATCAGTTTCACTGCTTCTAAG GATTGCCATCGTAGTTGAAGTCACGTGTGCTGGATGTTTTATGGGCTTATACATAT GGCACATCCACAAATACAACTCTTTGGATGGGCAGCCTGATATTTTGCGGTCATTATATTCTGCACTCCAGCCATCTTGTACTTTGGAAGATCGAAG aTATCATGATGCCCGTCTTTCTGATCAGCAAATGGCGTTACTTCAGTACCAAAGGGAGAATATTCATTATCTGAGTGAGGAG GTCCTCCGCTTGCAAGAATGCTTAAGCAAATACCAGAGAACTGCTGGAACCACTCCTCAG GTTGATCTTGCCCATCTTTTAGCAACTCGTGATCAAGAACTTCGAGCACTCACTGCTGAG ATGGATCAAGTGCACTCCGAACTTCAACTTGCCCGTGGTTTGATAGATGAAAAGGACTCGGAGATCCAGCGTATCCGTCTGAGCAACAACCAG TATGTTGAAGAAAATGATAGGCTCAGAGCTATTCTCGGTGAATGGAGTGCTCGAGCAGCAAAG CTTGAACGTGCGTTGGAGGCAGAGCGGGCGTCAAACATCGAATTGCGGAAAAACATTGCAAAGTTTAGAGGTCATTTGTACAAAGAGCAGGAGGCCTGA